The Euphorbia lathyris chromosome 2, ddEupLath1.1, whole genome shotgun sequence genome includes a window with the following:
- the LOC136219735 gene encoding photosystem II D1 precursor processing protein PSB27-H2, chloroplastic: MAVILAAKMWSFPTCKAKNCKAENQYKQHSRQSNYATLSRRRVLVCSTSFLTIINLNCILTPLLLRAEEKSNEKEENEGIFGAIKTLIDPNEKTKSGKLLPKAYLNTAREVVKTLRESLNEDPKDSAKFRRSADAAKVSIKEYLNNWRGQQQVVGEGSYVELEKVIRLLASFYSMAGPSAPLSEEVKTELLNDLNKAEEFL; this comes from the exons ATGGCTGTGATTCTTGCAGCAAAGATGTGGTCTTTTCCAACTTGTAAAGCAAAGAATTGCAAAGCTGAAAATCAGT ATAAGCAGCATTCAAGGCAGAGTAATTACGCTACTTTGAGTCGTCGGCGAGTCCTAGTTTGCAGCACTTCATTTCTTACCATTATAAATCTGAATTGCATTTTGACACCACTATTATTAAGGGCTGAAGAGAAGTCAAATGAGAAGGAGGAAAATGAGGGAATCTTTGGGGCTATTAAAACACTTATTGATCctaatgaaaaaacaaaatctGGGAAACTGTTGCCTAAGGCTTACTTGAACACAGCAAGAGAAGTTGTGAAGACACTTCGTGAGTCATTAAACGAAGATCCCAAGGATTCAGCCAAATTTAGAAGAAGTGCAGATGCAGCTAAGGTGTCCATTAAAGAATATCTAAACAACTGGAGAGGACAACAGCAGGTGGTTGGTGAG GGATCATATGTTGAACTAGAAAAGGTAATAAGATTGTTGGCCAGTTTCTACTCCATGGCTGGTCCATCAGCACCACTCTCCGAAGAGGTCAAGACTGAgctattgaatgatttaaataAGGCTGAAGAATTTTTGTAG
- the LOC136219736 gene encoding imidazoleglycerol-phosphate dehydratase 1, chloroplastic isoform X1, with amino-acid sequence MELSVPSRFLSSSSLPSLIKPEVRISHPNILPTCSRYPIFSSSPLSMDSRFTLRSTSSKDNGSTVSVSPIESEGKQLRIGEVKRVTKETNVSVKINLDGTGTADSSTAIPFLDHMLDQIASHGLFDVHVKATGDIHIDDHHTNEDVALAIGTALLQALGDRKGINRFGDFSAPLDEALVHVSLDLSGRPHLGYDLQIPTERVGTYDTQLVEHFFQSLVNTSGMTLHIRQLAGRNSHHIIEATFKAFARALRQATEYDPRRLGTVPSSKGVLSRS; translated from the exons ATGGAGCTCTCGGTACCTTCTCGCTTCTTGAGCAGCTCCTCCTTACCTTCTTTAATCAAACCAGAGGTCAGAATTTCTCACCCAAATATATTGCCTACGTGTAGTCGCTATCCAATTTTCTCTTCATCTCCTCTTTCAATGGACTCCCGATTCACTCTTCGCTCCACTTCAAGCAAAGACAATGGCTCTACTGTTTCCGTTTCGCCCATCGAATCTG AAGGAAAGCAACTTCGAATTGGAGAAGTTAAGAGAGTTACCAAGGAGACTAATGTCTCGGTCAAGATAAACTTGGATGGTACTGGGACTGCTGATTCCAGTACTGCAATTCCATTTCTCGATCACATGTTAGAT CAAATTGCTTCGCATGGACTGTTTGatgtgcatgtgaaggcaactGGTGACATTCACATTGATGATCATCACACGAATGAAGATGTTGCGCTTGCTATTGGAACT GCATTGCTGCAAGCGCTTGGTGATAGGAAAGGAATTAACCGGTTTGGTGATTTCTCCGCTCCTCTTGATGAGGCACTGGTACATGTTTCATTG GATTTATCTGGGCGCCCACATTTGGGTTATGATTTGCAAATCCCCACAGAGAGAGTTGGAACATATGACACTCAG TTAGTGGAGCACTTTTTCCAGTCTTTGGTGAATACTTCTGGCATGACACTTCACATCCGGCAG CTTGCTGGAAGAAATTCTCATCATATTATTGAGGCAACCTTCAAAGCATTCGCTAGGGCTCTTCGACAAGCAACAGAATATGACCCACGTCGTCTTGGGACTGTGCCAAG CTCAAAGGGGGTTCTGTCACGATCTTGA
- the LOC136219736 gene encoding imidazoleglycerol-phosphate dehydratase, chloroplastic isoform X2, with product MDSRFTLRSTSSKDNGSTVSVSPIESEGKQLRIGEVKRVTKETNVSVKINLDGTGTADSSTAIPFLDHMLDQIASHGLFDVHVKATGDIHIDDHHTNEDVALAIGTALLQALGDRKGINRFGDFSAPLDEALVHVSLDLSGRPHLGYDLQIPTERVGTYDTQLVEHFFQSLVNTSGMTLHIRQLAGRNSHHIIEATFKAFARALRQATEYDPRRLGTVPSSKGVLSRS from the exons ATGGACTCCCGATTCACTCTTCGCTCCACTTCAAGCAAAGACAATGGCTCTACTGTTTCCGTTTCGCCCATCGAATCTG AAGGAAAGCAACTTCGAATTGGAGAAGTTAAGAGAGTTACCAAGGAGACTAATGTCTCGGTCAAGATAAACTTGGATGGTACTGGGACTGCTGATTCCAGTACTGCAATTCCATTTCTCGATCACATGTTAGAT CAAATTGCTTCGCATGGACTGTTTGatgtgcatgtgaaggcaactGGTGACATTCACATTGATGATCATCACACGAATGAAGATGTTGCGCTTGCTATTGGAACT GCATTGCTGCAAGCGCTTGGTGATAGGAAAGGAATTAACCGGTTTGGTGATTTCTCCGCTCCTCTTGATGAGGCACTGGTACATGTTTCATTG GATTTATCTGGGCGCCCACATTTGGGTTATGATTTGCAAATCCCCACAGAGAGAGTTGGAACATATGACACTCAG TTAGTGGAGCACTTTTTCCAGTCTTTGGTGAATACTTCTGGCATGACACTTCACATCCGGCAG CTTGCTGGAAGAAATTCTCATCATATTATTGAGGCAACCTTCAAAGCATTCGCTAGGGCTCTTCGACAAGCAACAGAATATGACCCACGTCGTCTTGGGACTGTGCCAAG CTCAAAGGGGGTTCTGTCACGATCTTGA